In Candidatus Devosia phytovorans, the DNA window GTTCGTTTTGACGCAGGACCAGGTCGCCGTGCCCGCCGCCTCGGGCGAATATGCGATCAATACGGCGCGCGAGCGGTTCTGGGACGCGGCGACCAAGGCCTACGTGGCCGAGAATGTTGCGGGCGAAACCGGCACGGCGGGCAAGCGCTACAATATGCGCTGGGTTGGGTCGATGGTGGCCGATATCCATCGCATCCTGATGCGCGGGGGGATTTTCCTTTATCCGCTGGACAGCGAGACCGTCAGCAAGGGCGGCCGGTTGCGGCTGCTTTATGAGGCCAATCCGATGGCGATGATCGTCGAGGCGGCAGGGGGGAAATCGACAACGGGACCGGAAAAGATACTTGAACTCGTGCCTAGCGGAATTCATCAGCGCGTTCCGGTGATCCTGGGATCGGCGGACGAGGTCGAGCGCGTGGAGGCCTGGTACAAGAAGGGATAGTGAGGCCTTCGGCCGAGTCTTCGTGGGGGGTACCCCCACCTATCCTCCCCCTGATAGGGAGAGGGACTGCTCCGTGGGCGGGGCGAGATGTTGCCACAAACTCGATCTGTCCCTCCCCCTTTTCAGGGGGAGGCTAGGTGGGGGTACTCTTCTCTCACATCCACGACCCAGATCAATTGCAACGTTCTTATAGTGTAGCTATAGCTCCTGCCAACAAGGAGCCAGTTCCATGACCGACGTTACGCTTGCCAAGACCAATTCGAGCCCGTGGCCGAAGCGGCCGTTTCATCGGCAGTATCTGATGCGGCAGGCGAACAATCTCTTTGATTTCTTCGAGGCGGCCTCGATCAATCCCAAGGGCGGGTTTTTCGAGCTGGATGACGAGGGTCTGCCGCTGGACGAGGGAAATTCCACCCGGCAAATCCATGTGACGACGCGCATGATCCATTGCGCGGTGATCGGCAGCCTGTTGGGGCGGCCGGGATCGGACGAGATTGTCGATCACGGCATGCGCTATGTCTGGGAGCAGCATCGCGACGCCGAGCATGGCGGCTATGTGTGGGGGCTGGACGACAATGGCGTCGTCAACGGGTCCAAGCAGGCCTATGGCCATGCCTTCGTGCTGCTGGCGGCATCGAGCGCCAAGCTCGTGGGGCATCCGCTGGCCGAGCAGATGATCGCCGATGTGACCAAGATCATCAACGAGCGATTCTGGGACGAGGGGACCGGAACGGTCAAGGACGAGTATAATCAGGACTGGTCCGAGCTGCTGCCCTATCGCGGACAGAATGCCAACATGCATATGACCGAAGCGCTGATGGCAGCCTTCGAGGCAACCGGGGACAAGGCCTATCTGCAAAAGGCCGAGCGGATCGCCGAGCTGATCATCCTCAAGAACGCCGTGGCGCTGGACCACCGCGTGGCCGAGCATTTCGATGCCGACTGGGTGCTGGACAAAAATTATGAGGGCAATGAGATGTTCCGCCCCTCGGGCACGACGCCCGGGCACTGGCTGGAATGGTCGCGGCTGCTCTATCAGCTGTGGGTGCTGGGCGAGAAGCGGCTGAGCTGGATGACCGGCGCGGCGCGCGAGCTGTTCCGCCAGTCGATCGAGCTGGGCTGGGACACGGCGCATGGCGGGTTCTTCTATACGCTGGACTGGGACAACAAGCCGATCATGCGCGAGAAGCTGTGGTGGCCGACGGCCGAGGCGATTGGCGCGGCGGCCTATATTTCGGCCTATGATACGCATGACTATTTCCAGACTTGGTATCGCAAGCTCTGGGACTATGCGGAAAACCACGTGATCGACCATGCGCGCGGCGGCTGGCTGAGCGAACTCAAGGAAGACCTGACGCCGACCTCGCGGCTGTTCGTGGGCAAGCCCGATATCTACCACGCGCTGCAGGCCTGCCTGATCCCGCTCTATCCGGCGACGGGGAGCCTCACCAGGGCGATCATCGAGGCGGATCACACGGATAAGTATGCCCGCTGAGGTCTGCCCTTAAGGGCAGTTGCAAGCCTTGCAGGTCGCGCGTAAAGCAGCGCGACTTGCGGGAGAGAGCGCGACATGACGACGATGATGCAGGCGAAGACCGATGCGGGATTGACCACATTG includes these proteins:
- a CDS encoding AGE family epimerase/isomerase gives rise to the protein MTDVTLAKTNSSPWPKRPFHRQYLMRQANNLFDFFEAASINPKGGFFELDDEGLPLDEGNSTRQIHVTTRMIHCAVIGSLLGRPGSDEIVDHGMRYVWEQHRDAEHGGYVWGLDDNGVVNGSKQAYGHAFVLLAASSAKLVGHPLAEQMIADVTKIINERFWDEGTGTVKDEYNQDWSELLPYRGQNANMHMTEALMAAFEATGDKAYLQKAERIAELIILKNAVALDHRVAEHFDADWVLDKNYEGNEMFRPSGTTPGHWLEWSRLLYQLWVLGEKRLSWMTGAARELFRQSIELGWDTAHGGFFYTLDWDNKPIMREKLWWPTAEAIGAAAYISAYDTHDYFQTWYRKLWDYAENHVIDHARGGWLSELKEDLTPTSRLFVGKPDIYHALQACLIPLYPATGSLTRAIIEADHTDKYAR